The proteins below are encoded in one region of Pirellulales bacterium:
- the groL gene encoding chaperonin GroEL (60 kDa chaperone family; promotes refolding of misfolded polypeptides especially under stressful conditions; forms two stacked rings of heptamers to form a barrel-shaped 14mer; ends can be capped by GroES; misfolded proteins enter the barrel where they are refolded when GroES binds) gives MAKSIAFDQEARESIRRGVSKLARAVKVTLGPKGRNVILQKSFGSPTVTKDGVTVAKEIDLEDVYENMGARMVREVASKTSDIAGDGTTTATLMAEAIYNEGLKAVVAGVNPLQLKQGIEKAVEDITEKLHKMSISIKSKKEMAQVGTVASNNDTEIGDLLAEAMEKVGKDGVITVDEGKSLKTEVEWVEGMQFDRGYLSPYFITDSTKMEVVLDDPYILVYEKKIANVKELVPVLEAVVNAGRPLLIVSEDVEGEALATLVINKLRGTFKCAAVKAPGYGDRRKAMLEDIAILTGGTAVFESLGIKLENLHLTDLGRAKKVTIDKDNTTIIEGAGKSSDIKARIDQIRREIDNSTSDYDREKLEERLAKLAGGVAKVNVGAATESEMKEKKARVEDALHATRAAVEEGILPGGGVALLRAASSVKPEGLSADQEVGYKIILRAVRAPLTTIASNAGQDGGIVCERVIEGKGNYGYNAATDAYEDLVKAGIIDPTKVTRTALQNASSVATLLLTSDALIAELPKEGKKGGGGHGGDADMY, from the coding sequence ATGGCTAAGTCCATTGCATTTGATCAGGAAGCCCGCGAGTCGATTCGCCGCGGGGTTTCCAAGCTGGCCCGTGCGGTCAAGGTGACGTTGGGTCCGAAGGGACGCAACGTAATCTTGCAGAAGAGCTTTGGCTCGCCGACGGTGACCAAAGACGGCGTCACGGTCGCCAAGGAAATCGACCTTGAGGACGTTTACGAGAACATGGGCGCTCGCATGGTTCGCGAGGTCGCCTCGAAGACCAGCGACATCGCCGGTGACGGCACGACGACCGCCACATTGATGGCCGAAGCGATTTACAACGAAGGCCTCAAGGCCGTCGTCGCTGGGGTCAACCCGCTGCAGTTGAAGCAGGGTATCGAGAAGGCGGTCGAGGACATCACCGAAAAACTGCACAAGATGTCGATCTCGATCAAGAGCAAGAAGGAAATGGCTCAGGTCGGCACAGTGGCCAGCAACAACGACACCGAGATCGGTGACCTGTTGGCCGAAGCAATGGAGAAGGTCGGCAAGGATGGCGTGATCACGGTCGACGAAGGTAAGAGCCTGAAGACCGAGGTCGAGTGGGTCGAAGGCATGCAGTTTGATCGCGGTTATTTGTCGCCGTACTTCATCACCGACTCCACCAAGATGGAAGTCGTTCTCGACGATCCGTATATCCTGGTATACGAGAAGAAGATCGCGAACGTCAAGGAATTGGTCCCCGTGCTTGAGGCCGTGGTGAATGCCGGACGACCCCTGTTGATCGTGTCGGAGGACGTCGAGGGCGAGGCCTTGGCGACTCTGGTGATCAACAAGCTGCGTGGCACCTTCAAGTGCGCCGCGGTCAAGGCGCCGGGCTACGGCGACCGCCGCAAGGCCATGCTTGAGGACATTGCCATCCTCACGGGCGGCACCGCGGTGTTCGAAAGCTTGGGCATCAAGCTCGAAAACCTGCACCTGACCGACCTCGGTCGTGCCAAGAAGGTAACGATCGACAAGGACAACACGACGATTATCGAAGGAGCCGGCAAGAGCTCCGACATTAAGGCTCGTATCGACCAGATTCGCCGCGAGATCGACAACTCGACCAGCGACTACGATCGCGAGAAGTTGGAAGAGCGGTTGGCCAAGCTGGCCGGTGGCGTCGCCAAGGTCAACGTGGGCGCTGCGACCGAGAGCGAGATGAAGGAGAAGAAGGCCCGCGTCGAAGACGCTCTGCACGCCACGCGTGCGGCCGTCGAAGAAGGCATTTTGCCCGGCGGTGGCGTGGCCCTGTTGCGGGCGGCCAGTTCGGTCAAGCCCGAGGGACTTTCGGCCGACCAGGAAGTCGGCTACAAGATCATCCTTCGCGCGGTTCGTGCTCCGCTGACGACGATTGCCTCGAACGCCGGTCAAGACGGCGGCATCGTGTGCGAGCGGGTTATCGAAGGTAAGGGAAACTACGGTTACAACGCCGCCACCGACGCCTACGAAGACCTGGTCAAGGCCGGCATCATCGACCCAACTAAGGTCACGCGCACGGCCCTGCAGAACGCTTCCAGCGTGGCCACGTTGCTGCTCACCAGCGACGCACTAATCGCCGAGCTTCCGAAGGAAGGCAAGAAGGGCGGCGGCGGCCACGGCGGCGACGCCGATATGTACTAG
- a CDS encoding transglutaminase-like domain-containing protein — MAIGVLLFMFAPAPTRAQFGEVDMNGPKRDKETIAQYEVGMVIKAGSEPCSGLYATMPIPIDWPEQEVRTIEEEFDSAARRITYRDVGGGSVKQMLVTIPSIAANEEVRVITRVEISRFTLLPPDNTSNLVIPKKLDRKLRMYLTQSPKIESTNPKIRALATEVSADKEGAWEKVEAIYDWVRDNVKYVRGPLRGALAALNDRSGDCEELTSLFIAMCRDIGVPARTVWVPGHCYPEFYLEDDTGKGYWFPCQAAGVRCFGGIPEQRPILQKGDNFKVPERRDTQRYVAEYLRGDGGQPVVQWVRQLAKPKT; from the coding sequence TTCATGTTCGCCCCCGCGCCGACACGTGCGCAATTTGGCGAAGTCGACATGAACGGACCCAAGCGCGACAAGGAAACGATCGCGCAGTACGAGGTGGGCATGGTCATCAAGGCCGGCTCCGAGCCGTGCAGCGGGCTGTATGCAACCATGCCGATACCGATCGACTGGCCCGAGCAAGAGGTCCGAACCATCGAGGAAGAGTTTGACTCGGCCGCCAGGCGAATCACCTATCGAGACGTGGGAGGGGGCTCGGTCAAGCAGATGCTGGTCACGATCCCAAGCATCGCCGCGAATGAAGAAGTGCGGGTGATTACCCGGGTCGAAATCTCGCGGTTCACATTGCTGCCGCCAGATAACACGTCGAACCTGGTGATTCCCAAGAAGCTCGATCGCAAATTACGCATGTACCTGACTCAAAGTCCCAAAATCGAATCCACCAATCCCAAGATTCGCGCCCTGGCCACGGAAGTTTCTGCCGATAAGGAAGGAGCCTGGGAGAAGGTGGAGGCTATCTACGACTGGGTCCGCGACAATGTGAAATACGTCCGAGGACCGCTACGCGGTGCTTTGGCCGCGCTGAACGACCGCAGCGGAGATTGCGAAGAACTGACCTCGCTGTTCATTGCCATGTGCCGCGACATCGGCGTACCCGCGCGCACGGTGTGGGTTCCCGGCCACTGCTATCCCGAATTCTACTTGGAAGACGACACGGGCAAAGGATACTGGTTTCCCTGTCAGGCAGCGGGAGTGAGATGCTTCGGCGGCATCCCCGAGCAGCGGCCAATACTGCAAAAAGGGGATAACTTCAAAGTGCCTGAACGGCGCGACACGCAGCGTTATGTGGCCGAATACCTCCGGGGCGATGGTGGGCAGCCGGTCGTTCAATGGGTCCGCCAGTTGGCGAAGCCCAAAACGTAA
- the groES gene encoding co-chaperone GroES, which translates to MSTATKSKKPASKIKLQPLGDRVVVEREESEERTAGGIVLPDTAKDKPTRGVIVSVGDGKLLDDGTRGKLQVKVGDRVLFSTYAGDQFKIGDQELLLMREDDILAVIE; encoded by the coding sequence ATGTCGACGGCGACAAAGTCCAAGAAGCCCGCAAGCAAGATCAAGCTGCAACCGCTGGGTGACCGCGTGGTGGTCGAGCGTGAAGAGTCGGAAGAGCGGACCGCAGGCGGGATCGTGCTGCCGGACACCGCCAAGGACAAGCCCACCCGTGGCGTGATTGTCAGCGTTGGCGACGGTAAGCTGCTGGATGACGGCACGCGCGGCAAGTTGCAGGTCAAGGTCGGCGATCGTGTCTTGTTCAGCACCTATGCCGGCGACCAGTTCAAGATCGGCGATCAAGAATTGTTGTTGATGCGCGAAGACGACATCCTGGCAGTGATTGAATAG